One region of Flavobacterium pisciphilum genomic DNA includes:
- the folB gene encoding dihydroneopterin aldolase, with amino-acid sequence MGIIKLKNIRTFSYHGCLIEEGKIGSEYVVNLEIHANLRKSAESDHLADTVDYVHLNKIVAEEMAIRSKLLEHVAKRINTRVLEEIPMITKTIVEVSKVNPPIGGDVETVTIRMKDTRKK; translated from the coding sequence ATGGGAATTATTAAACTAAAAAATATCCGTACTTTTTCTTACCACGGATGTTTAATTGAAGAAGGAAAAATAGGATCAGAATATGTAGTGAATTTAGAAATTCATGCCAATTTAAGAAAATCTGCTGAATCAGATCACCTTGCTGATACTGTTGATTACGTACATTTGAACAAAATTGTTGCCGAAGAAATGGCTATTAGATCCAAATTATTGGAACATGTTGCCAAAAGAATCAATACTAGGGTACTTGAAGAGATTCCAATGATAACAAAAACAATCGTTGAAGTTTCTAAAGTCAACCCTCCTATTGGTGGTGATGTTGAGACGGTTACAATTAGAATGAAAGATACTAGAAAGAAATAA
- a CDS encoding competence protein, protein MAFEEFKEHTENIQDQAKAYVDSHLAYYKLWGFKVAMKSTTVIFKFILILLCFSMVMLFGSVAAAFAISAALGSYTFGFLIVGGAYLLATILIFFIKDKMVEGPILEKFSEIFFND, encoded by the coding sequence ATGGCTTTTGAAGAGTTTAAAGAACATACCGAGAATATTCAAGATCAGGCTAAAGCTTATGTTGATAGTCACCTTGCTTATTATAAACTTTGGGGTTTTAAAGTAGCAATGAAATCTACTACAGTAATATTTAAATTTATTTTGATTTTACTGTGTTTTAGTATGGTTATGCTATTTGGATCTGTTGCTGCTGCCTTTGCAATTAGTGCTGCTTTGGGTAGTTATACTTTTGGTTTTCTTATAGTAGGAGGGGCGTATTTGTTAGCAACGATACTTATTTTCTTTATAAAAGATAAAATGGTAGAAGGACCAATTTTAGAAAAATTTTCAGAAATCTTTTTTAACGACTAA
- a CDS encoding YtxH domain-containing protein: protein MSNNTGNTILALLTGAAIGAGIGILFAPDKGSKTRGRIKHGIDDAKHNLKHKFETSTEELRDKFLNAKEDLDGTYENLLSNMSYKTEEVISFLENKLADLKTQNAKLQK from the coding sequence ATGTCAAACAACACAGGAAACACAATATTGGCACTTCTTACTGGAGCAGCGATAGGAGCAGGAATTGGAATTTTGTTTGCACCAGATAAAGGTTCAAAAACAAGAGGACGTATTAAACATGGAATCGACGATGCTAAACATAATTTAAAGCATAAATTTGAAACTTCAACAGAAGAATTACGTGATAAGTTTTTGAATGCCAAAGAAGATTTAGATGGAACTTATGAAAACTTACTTTCAAATATGAGTTATAAAACGGAAGAAGTAATTTCTTTTCTTGAAAATAAATTAGCAGATTTGAAAACTCAAAACGCTAAACTTCAGAAATAA
- a CDS encoding putative signal transducing protein encodes MQSFKTIAIFNYLHETVVLKHLLEQEEIPYYLENEMTLSVVPFYSTALGGIKLNVHPEDFERVQEILDNLNNPLSIV; translated from the coding sequence ATGCAAAGCTTTAAAACCATTGCTATATTCAATTATCTACACGAAACTGTTGTTCTAAAACATTTATTAGAACAAGAGGAAATTCCATATTATCTCGAAAATGAAATGACCCTTTCGGTTGTTCCCTTTTATTCGACAGCTTTGGGCGGAATCAAACTTAACGTTCATCCTGAGGATTTCGAAAGGGTTCAGGAAATCCTTGACAATCTCAATAATCCTCTTTCAATCGTTTAG
- the rnr gene encoding ribonuclease R: protein MSKKIRKPIKNEKDFSSKIIKILSQHANKPFNYKQIGAKLELDDTKSRNQIIKDLKILASQNKIVESEPGKYLIKAISQDYYEGTIDMTSRKTAYFICPDFTEDVFIPTNNLNRALDKDKVKVYVYNRRKGKRPEGEVIEVVERNKTDFVGVIDIQNNFAFVSTANPKMYTDIFIPKDKIGEAQNGDVVLVTIEDWPKRADSPFGSVVKVLGKPGEHDTEIHAILAEYGLPSDFPVEVEAYAQKIDTSIQASEIAKRRDMRDTLTFTIDPKDAKDFDDALSFKKLENGNYEIGIHIADVSYYLEEGTILDDEAYQRATSVYLVDRVVPMLPEVLSNFACSLRPNEEKYTFSAVFEVSENAQVINQWFGRTVIYSDQRFAYEEAQYIIETKDNTIPAETSITGSSYVVSDEITNATLKLDELAKILRKKRMANGAISFDKVEVKFDLNAEGEPEGVYFKVSKDANHLIEEFMLLANRKVAEYIGKQKKTFVYRIHDEPNEDKLIAMQSVIAKFGYKIDFRNKGDISKSLNALMEEVNGKKEQNLIDTLAIRSMSKAKYSTDNIGHYGLAFDYYSHFTSPIRRYPDVMVHRLLQYYLDGGKSVDEETYETKCLHCSNMEGLATNAERDSIKYMQVKYMQDHKDEEFLGVISGVTEWGIYVEIVSNKCEGMVRIREIKDDYYTFDEKQYALVGATSDKILQLGDEIYVKVKNADLVKKQLDFHFLRRAE from the coding sequence ATGAGTAAGAAAATTAGAAAACCGATAAAGAATGAGAAAGATTTCTCAAGTAAGATTATAAAAATTTTATCGCAACATGCTAATAAACCATTTAATTACAAACAAATAGGAGCAAAGCTCGAACTAGACGATACTAAAAGTCGTAACCAAATTATAAAAGATTTAAAGATTCTTGCATCTCAAAATAAGATTGTAGAATCAGAACCAGGTAAATATTTAATCAAAGCAATTAGTCAGGATTATTATGAAGGTACGATAGATATGACAAGTCGTAAAACGGCTTATTTTATTTGTCCAGACTTTACAGAGGATGTATTTATTCCTACTAACAATTTAAATCGTGCACTAGATAAAGATAAAGTAAAAGTTTACGTTTATAACAGAAGAAAAGGTAAACGTCCTGAAGGTGAAGTTATTGAAGTTGTAGAAAGAAATAAAACTGACTTTGTTGGTGTTATTGATATTCAAAACAATTTTGCTTTCGTTTCTACTGCAAATCCTAAAATGTATACTGATATTTTTATTCCAAAGGATAAAATAGGAGAGGCGCAAAATGGTGATGTAGTTTTAGTTACGATAGAAGATTGGCCAAAGAGAGCAGATAGTCCATTTGGTTCAGTAGTAAAAGTTTTAGGAAAACCAGGAGAACATGATACTGAAATTCATGCTATTTTGGCTGAATATGGTTTACCATCAGATTTTCCAGTAGAAGTAGAAGCATATGCACAAAAGATAGATACTTCTATACAAGCAAGTGAAATTGCTAAGCGTCGCGATATGCGAGATACGCTTACATTTACGATAGATCCAAAAGATGCAAAAGATTTTGATGATGCATTGTCTTTTAAGAAATTAGAGAATGGAAATTACGAAATTGGAATTCATATTGCCGATGTTTCTTATTATCTAGAAGAAGGAACAATCTTAGATGATGAAGCTTATCAACGTGCAACATCTGTTTATTTAGTGGATAGAGTAGTACCAATGCTTCCAGAAGTGTTATCTAACTTTGCATGTTCATTACGACCTAATGAAGAAAAATATACCTTCTCGGCTGTTTTTGAAGTATCAGAGAATGCACAAGTTATTAACCAATGGTTTGGTAGAACTGTAATTTATTCAGATCAACGATTTGCCTATGAAGAAGCGCAATATATCATTGAAACAAAAGACAATACAATTCCTGCAGAAACTTCAATTACAGGAAGCTCTTATGTTGTTTCAGATGAAATTACAAATGCAACTTTAAAATTAGATGAATTAGCTAAGATTTTAAGAAAGAAAAGAATGGCTAATGGAGCTATTTCTTTTGATAAAGTGGAAGTTAAATTTGATTTGAATGCTGAAGGAGAACCAGAAGGAGTTTATTTTAAAGTATCAAAAGATGCGAATCATTTGATTGAAGAATTCATGCTTTTAGCAAATAGAAAAGTTGCTGAATACATTGGTAAACAAAAGAAAACGTTTGTTTATAGAATTCATGATGAGCCAAATGAAGATAAATTAATTGCAATGCAATCTGTAATTGCTAAGTTTGGTTATAAGATAGATTTCCGTAATAAAGGAGATATATCTAAATCATTAAACGCTTTAATGGAAGAAGTTAATGGTAAAAAAGAACAAAACTTAATTGATACTCTTGCTATTAGAAGTATGAGTAAAGCCAAATATTCAACTGATAACATTGGGCATTATGGTTTAGCTTTTGATTATTACAGCCATTTTACTTCACCAATACGTCGTTATCCCGATGTAATGGTACATCGATTACTGCAATATTATCTAGATGGTGGAAAATCGGTAGATGAAGAAACATACGAAACAAAGTGTTTACATTGTTCGAATATGGAAGGTTTAGCTACCAATGCAGAACGAGATAGTATTAAATACATGCAGGTTAAATACATGCAGGATCATAAAGATGAAGAGTTCTTGGGAGTTATTTCAGGAGTTACTGAATGGGGAATTTATGTAGAAATTGTATCTAATAAATGTGAAGGAATGGTAAGAATCAGAGAGATAAAAGATGATTATTACACCTTTGATGAAAAACAATACGCACTAGTTGGTGCTACATCAGATAAGATATTACAATTAGGCGATGAGATTTACGTTAAAGTAAAAAATGCCGATTTAGTTAAAAAACAATTGGATTTTCATTTTTTAAGAAGAGCAGAATAA
- a CDS encoding DUF1294 domain-containing protein, with amino-acid sequence MEVLLIYILVVNVLSFILTGYDKYLAIKNKHRIPEKTLFTIGLLGGSLGLLIAMVLFKHKTSKSSFIVKFGGIIFVQILFVISILNYKR; translated from the coding sequence ATGGAAGTTTTATTAATATATATTTTAGTTGTAAATGTTCTTAGTTTTATCCTTACTGGATATGATAAATACCTGGCTATCAAAAACAAGCATCGAATACCAGAAAAAACACTCTTTACAATAGGTCTTTTGGGTGGTTCTTTAGGTTTGTTAATAGCAATGGTATTGTTTAAACATAAAACGAGTAAATCTTCTTTTATTGTAAAATTTGGTGGAATTATATTTGTTCAAATCCTGTTTGTAATTTCAATATTAAATTATAAAAGATAG
- a CDS encoding head GIN domain-containing protein, which translates to MKKLLIGVAILFVQVSFGQITKNLGDFDKVKVFDKLSITLIHASENKIVIKGSRESEVEVVNKNGELKLRMPFPKLLSGDDVSIQLYYKRIESIDVSEGSIVSSKETFKQTTIDLNSKEGGEINVILDVDNAKVRAVSGGTIKISGEAKNQVASLGSGGILRAKGLHTSQTTISVSAGGNAEIHATTLVDAKVNAGGYIYIYGKPKQINQKTVLGGRIEEKE; encoded by the coding sequence ATGAAAAAGTTATTAATAGGAGTTGCAATTTTATTTGTACAAGTATCATTCGGTCAGATAACGAAGAATTTAGGAGATTTTGATAAAGTTAAAGTATTCGATAAATTGAGTATTACTCTAATTCATGCTTCAGAAAATAAGATAGTTATAAAAGGAAGCAGAGAGAGTGAAGTAGAAGTTGTTAATAAAAATGGAGAATTGAAACTAAGAATGCCATTTCCAAAACTTTTATCAGGAGATGATGTTTCAATACAGTTGTATTACAAACGTATTGAAAGCATTGATGTAAGCGAAGGAAGTATCGTTTCAAGCAAAGAAACATTCAAACAAACTACAATTGACTTAAACTCTAAAGAAGGAGGAGAAATCAATGTAATTTTAGATGTTGATAACGCTAAAGTTAGAGCTGTTTCTGGTGGAACTATAAAAATATCTGGAGAAGCAAAAAATCAAGTAGCTAGTTTAGGTTCAGGAGGAATTTTAAGAGCAAAGGGATTACATACCTCACAAACGACAATAAGCGTTTCTGCGGGAGGAAATGCCGAAATCCATGCTACTACCTTAGTTGATGCAAAAGTAAACGCTGGAGGCTATATTTACATCTATGGTAAACCAAAACAAATTAACCAAAAAACTGTTCTAGGCGGTAGGATTGAAGAAAAAGAATAA
- a CDS encoding Tex family protein, with amino-acid sequence MTNIQFIAKSVQTAAINIQNTVKLLEEDCTIPFISRYRKDTTGNLDEVVIEQIAKLQKEYEVIVKRKEAVLKSIDEQKLLTPELKQKIEQSFDLQEIEDFYLPFKKKKKTKADVARENGLEPLAKIIMSQGNDDVDFISTRYINDNVINEEAALQGARDIIAEWINENIYVRKQLRRLYQRKSTIATKVVKTKKDDENAQKFSQYFDWAEPLTKAPSHRLLAMLRAENEGFVKMKVEVDIDEAYDVIDELVIKGQNNTTPHIQLAIEDSYKRLLNPAIGNETLQEAKAKADANSIQVFANNLGQLLLAPPLGEKRILAIDPGFRSGCKVVCLDEKGDLLYNETIYPHAPQHEDAMAMKKIRSMVNSYKIDAISIGNGTASRETEFFIKKIAFDKPVQVFIVSEAGASVYSASKIAREEFPSYDVTVRGSVSIGRRLSDPLAELVKIDPKAIGVGQYQHDVDQSKLKEELDNTVIRCVNSVGININTASKHLLSYVSGIGEKLAENIVQYRSENGPFEDRKQLKKVPRLGDKAYQQGAAFIRITNAKNPLDNSAVHPEAYGIVEKMAKDLKLTVNDLIANKERTALIKPENYITPEIGLLTLKDIIKELEKPGLDPRKSAKVFEFDPNVKSIKDVKTGMILPGIVNNITNFGCFVDIGVKESGLVHISQLKAGFVSDVNEVVKLHQHVDVKVTEVDEDRKRIQLTMIL; translated from the coding sequence ATGACTAATATTCAATTCATTGCCAAGTCTGTTCAAACAGCAGCGATTAACATTCAAAACACAGTTAAATTATTAGAGGAAGATTGTACAATTCCGTTTATTTCAAGATACCGAAAAGATACAACAGGAAATCTTGATGAAGTAGTAATTGAACAAATTGCAAAACTTCAAAAAGAATATGAAGTTATTGTAAAACGTAAAGAAGCAGTTTTAAAATCAATAGATGAACAAAAACTACTTACACCAGAATTAAAACAAAAAATCGAACAAAGTTTTGATTTACAAGAGATAGAGGATTTTTATCTTCCTTTTAAAAAGAAAAAGAAAACTAAAGCCGATGTCGCACGTGAGAATGGGTTAGAGCCTTTGGCAAAAATAATAATGTCGCAAGGAAATGATGATGTTGATTTTATTTCTACTCGATATATTAATGACAATGTTATTAACGAAGAAGCTGCATTACAAGGAGCTCGCGATATCATTGCTGAATGGATTAACGAAAATATTTATGTACGTAAACAATTACGTAGATTATACCAACGTAAATCGACTATTGCAACTAAGGTTGTAAAAACGAAAAAAGACGATGAAAACGCACAAAAATTTAGTCAGTATTTTGATTGGGCAGAACCATTAACAAAAGCACCTTCACACCGATTATTAGCAATGCTTCGTGCTGAAAACGAAGGATTTGTAAAAATGAAAGTTGAAGTTGATATTGATGAAGCTTATGATGTTATTGATGAACTGGTTATTAAAGGTCAAAATAATACAACGCCACATATACAATTAGCAATTGAAGATAGTTATAAACGGTTGTTGAATCCTGCTATTGGAAACGAAACACTTCAGGAAGCTAAAGCTAAAGCTGATGCCAATTCTATTCAGGTTTTTGCAAATAATCTAGGACAGTTGTTGCTTGCGCCGCCATTAGGAGAAAAGCGTATTCTAGCAATTGATCCAGGATTCAGAAGTGGATGTAAAGTAGTTTGTCTGGATGAAAAAGGAGATTTGTTATACAATGAAACCATTTATCCACATGCACCACAACATGAAGATGCTATGGCGATGAAAAAAATCCGCTCGATGGTGAACTCTTATAAAATTGATGCTATTTCAATAGGAAATGGAACTGCATCTAGAGAAACGGAGTTTTTCATAAAAAAAATCGCGTTTGACAAACCAGTTCAGGTATTTATTGTTTCTGAGGCTGGAGCTTCGGTATATTCAGCATCCAAAATCGCTCGTGAAGAGTTCCCAAGTTATGATGTAACAGTTCGTGGATCGGTTTCTATTGGGAGACGACTTTCTGATCCATTGGCTGAATTGGTAAAAATTGATCCAAAAGCGATTGGAGTAGGACAATATCAACATGATGTTGACCAGTCAAAATTAAAAGAAGAGCTGGATAATACTGTAATCCGTTGTGTAAATTCGGTAGGTATTAACATTAATACAGCAAGTAAACATTTATTGAGTTATGTGAGTGGAATAGGAGAGAAGCTTGCTGAAAATATTGTGCAATATCGTTCAGAAAATGGTCCGTTTGAAGATCGTAAACAGTTGAAAAAAGTACCTCGTTTAGGTGATAAAGCATACCAACAAGGAGCTGCTTTTATTCGAATTACTAATGCAAAAAACCCGTTGGATAATTCGGCTGTACATCCTGAAGCATACGGAATTGTTGAAAAAATGGCTAAAGATTTAAAACTAACTGTTAATGATCTTATTGCTAATAAAGAACGTACAGCTTTAATAAAACCAGAGAATTATATTACGCCAGAAATAGGGTTATTAACATTAAAGGATATCATTAAAGAATTAGAAAAACCAGGTTTAGATCCTAGAAAATCAGCTAAGGTTTTTGAATTTGATCCGAATGTAAAAAGTATAAAAGATGTAAAAACCGGAATGATATTACCAGGGATTGTTAATAACATCACCAATTTTGGTTGTTTTGTTGATATCGGTGTTAAAGAAAGTGGATTGGTTCACATTTCTCAACTTAAAGCTGGTTTTGTAAGTGACGTAAATGAAGTGGTAAAATTACACCAACACGTTGATGTAAAAGTAACTGAGGTTGATGAAGATAGAAAGCGTATTCAGTTGACAATGATATTATAA
- the tatA gene encoding twin-arginine translocase TatA/TatE family subunit: MGRLGVTEILVILAVVLLLFGGKKIPELMKGLGSGIKEFKNAAKDNDQPADKKEKEEDKPA; encoded by the coding sequence ATGGGAAGATTAGGTGTTACAGAAATCCTTGTTATATTAGCAGTTGTTTTATTACTTTTTGGAGGTAAAAAAATTCCAGAATTAATGAAAGGTTTAGGTAGTGGAATTAAAGAATTCAAAAACGCTGCTAAAGACAATGATCAGCCAGCTGATAAGAAAGAAAAAGAAGAAGATAAACCAGCTTAA
- the rpiB gene encoding ribose 5-phosphate isomerase B gives MKISIGNDHAGPDYKKAIVAMLKAKGHEVTNYGTDSEDSVDYPDFGHPVATDITEGKADFGIVICGSGNGIAMTVNKHPKVRAGLCWTKEIAVLTRLHNDANIISIPARFTSIPQAVEMVEAFLNTEFEGGRHQNRVNKIACQ, from the coding sequence ATGAAAATTTCAATAGGAAACGATCACGCAGGACCTGATTATAAAAAAGCAATTGTTGCTATGCTTAAAGCAAAAGGACATGAGGTAACTAATTATGGTACTGATTCTGAGGACTCTGTAGATTATCCAGATTTTGGTCATCCAGTTGCTACAGATATTACTGAAGGTAAGGCTGATTTTGGAATTGTTATTTGCGGAAGCGGAAACGGAATAGCAATGACTGTTAATAAACATCCAAAAGTAAGAGCTGGACTATGTTGGACAAAAGAAATAGCTGTTTTAACTCGTTTACACAATGATGCTAACATTATTAGTATTCCAGCACGTTTTACATCGATTCCTCAAGCTGTAGAAATGGTTGAAGCTTTTTTAAATACCGAATTTGAAGGAGGAAGACACCAAAATAGAGTGAATAAGATTGCTTGTCAATAA
- a CDS encoding LysE family translocator yields MINDILAGIPWGVFLSFMVGPVFFILLETSITKGFRAALVFDLGVILGDIFFIAIAYLGSYRLIKSLQDKPALFIFGGIIMLAYGIISFVQLKKEAKINDEEIDRDIIKRNYGSLFVKGFFLNVINIGVLGFWVAIIISIGPKLEMQTSRMMTFFVTVVLTYLIIDCIKIVLAKQLKSKMTPSNILKIKKGISVVLMIFGFVLIVQGWFPKEKEMVKHAFEKIDK; encoded by the coding sequence ATGATAAACGATATTTTAGCAGGGATTCCATGGGGAGTATTTTTAAGCTTTATGGTTGGCCCGGTATTTTTTATATTACTAGAAACTAGTATTACCAAAGGGTTTAGAGCTGCATTGGTTTTTGATCTCGGTGTAATTCTTGGAGACATTTTCTTTATAGCTATTGCTTATTTAGGAAGTTATAGATTAATTAAAAGTTTACAAGATAAACCAGCTCTATTTATTTTTGGTGGTATAATCATGTTAGCTTATGGTATTATTTCTTTTGTACAACTTAAGAAAGAAGCGAAAATAAACGATGAAGAAATAGATCGTGATATCATAAAAAGAAATTATGGAAGCCTTTTTGTAAAAGGTTTTTTCCTGAATGTTATAAATATCGGAGTACTAGGTTTTTGGGTTGCAATAATTATTTCTATTGGACCAAAATTAGAAATGCAAACTTCTAGAATGATGACATTTTTTGTAACAGTTGTATTAACTTATTTAATTATTGACTGTATAAAAATTGTTTTAGCTAAGCAATTAAAATCTAAAATGACACCATCAAATATTCTTAAAATTAAAAAAGGAATAAGTGTAGTTTTAATGATTTTTGGATTTGTTTTAATCGTTCAAGGATGGTTTCCAAAAGAAAAAGAAATGGTAAAACATGCTTTTGAAAAGATAGATAAGTAG
- a CDS encoding DUF6327 family protein, with product METKKYSSYAEIERELEILKLEKQINYQKLVLSVQQTKESLEPQNIINGFLGSYKTILSNSYIKIIQAAIPYLIGWFMNKKRGN from the coding sequence ATGGAAACTAAAAAATACTCATCTTACGCTGAAATCGAAAGAGAATTAGAAATTCTGAAATTAGAAAAACAGATCAATTATCAAAAGTTAGTATTAAGTGTTCAACAAACCAAAGAATCTTTAGAACCACAAAATATTATAAATGGTTTCTTAGGATCATACAAAACGATACTTTCAAATTCTTATATAAAAATTATTCAGGCTGCCATCCCTTATTTGATAGGATGGTTTATGAACAAAAAAAGAGGCAATTAA
- a CDS encoding glutamine--tRNA ligase/YqeY domain fusion protein, with protein MASEEKSLNFIEQIIEEDLKSGLSKDRLHFRFPPEPNGYLHIGHASSIALNFGLGLDYQSPVNLRFDDTNPEKEEQEFVDAIKKDVEWLGYTWSEERYASDYFQQLYDWAVLLIKKDKAYVDSQSSEDMAIQKGTPSTTGTDSPYRNRSVEENLDLFERMRKGEFEAGTHILRAKIDMKSTNMLMRDPIMYRILHRDHHRTGDTWKIYPMYDWAHGQSDYLEEISHSFCTLEFLPHRELYDWFLDQIIDDNKLRPKQREFARRNLSHTVVSKRKLQQLVKEQHVNGWDDPRMSTISGLRRRGYTAASLRNFANTIGIAKRDNLISVSVLEFCIREDLNKIAPRVMAVLDPVKLVINNYPEGKEEWLEAENNQEDESAGFRKVPFSRELYIEREDFLEEAPAKFFRLTLGKEVRLKNAYIIKGESVIKDSEGNITEIHVTYDTDSLSGSGTEASQRKVSGTLHWVSIPHAVEAEVRLYDRLFTDEAPDSYKDKNFLDFVNPNSLEIVTGFVEPSLATAVNEDKFQFQRLGYFTVDKDSTTSKLVFNKTVGLKDAWEEKGKKEENSINNSLKDINKYFKVETKPERLAIENAIGENIATISSFSLLQNSLKKNINNNKSSLLFAQFILKYSSLKSSDFEEEDIKKLYTMSLRSESSFVRSKALLNLRDLESIDFKNQFEEEIQKLNSNPPKNSTDREKEILLEVLNK; from the coding sequence ATGGCATCAGAAGAAAAATCACTCAATTTTATTGAACAAATCATAGAAGAAGATTTAAAATCAGGATTATCAAAAGATAGGCTTCATTTTCGTTTTCCACCAGAACCAAATGGCTATTTACACATTGGTCATGCAAGTTCTATTGCTTTAAATTTTGGATTAGGACTTGATTATCAATCGCCTGTGAATTTACGTTTTGATGATACCAATCCAGAAAAAGAAGAACAAGAATTTGTTGATGCAATAAAAAAAGATGTTGAATGGCTAGGTTATACTTGGTCAGAAGAACGTTATGCATCAGATTATTTTCAGCAATTATATGATTGGGCAGTTTTATTAATTAAAAAAGATAAAGCTTATGTTGATAGTCAATCTTCTGAAGATATGGCTATTCAAAAAGGAACCCCATCAACTACTGGTACAGATAGTCCATATAGAAATCGTTCAGTTGAAGAAAATCTTGACTTATTTGAAAGAATGAGAAAGGGAGAATTTGAAGCTGGAACACATATTTTACGTGCAAAAATTGACATGAAATCAACAAATATGTTGATGCGTGATCCTATTATGTATAGAATTTTGCACAGAGATCACCATAGAACAGGTGATACCTGGAAGATTTATCCAATGTATGATTGGGCACATGGACAAAGTGATTATTTAGAAGAAATTTCACATTCATTTTGTACACTAGAATTTTTACCACACCGTGAATTATACGATTGGTTTTTGGATCAAATTATAGATGATAATAAGTTACGTCCTAAGCAAAGAGAATTTGCAAGACGTAATCTTTCACATACAGTTGTAAGTAAAAGAAAATTACAACAATTAGTTAAAGAACAACATGTTAATGGTTGGGATGATCCTAGAATGTCAACTATTTCAGGATTAAGAAGAAGAGGATATACTGCAGCTTCATTGCGTAATTTTGCTAATACAATTGGTATTGCAAAACGTGATAATTTAATTAGTGTATCAGTTTTAGAGTTTTGTATTCGTGAAGATTTGAACAAAATTGCTCCGCGAGTAATGGCTGTTTTAGATCCAGTAAAGTTGGTTATTAACAATTATCCAGAAGGAAAAGAAGAATGGCTAGAAGCCGAAAATAACCAAGAAGACGAAAGTGCAGGATTCAGAAAAGTTCCTTTTTCTCGTGAATTATATATTGAAAGAGAAGACTTTTTAGAAGAAGCTCCAGCTAAATTTTTCCGTTTGACGTTAGGAAAAGAAGTACGTCTTAAAAATGCATATATCATTAAAGGAGAAAGCGTTATAAAAGATTCAGAAGGTAATATTACAGAAATTCACGTTACTTATGATACTGATTCTTTAAGCGGAAGTGGGACCGAAGCAAGTCAACGTAAAGTATCTGGAACATTGCATTGGGTTTCTATTCCTCATGCAGTAGAAGCAGAAGTTCGTTTATACGATCGTTTGTTTACAGATGAAGCTCCTGACAGTTATAAAGATAAAAATTTCTTAGATTTTGTGAATCCAAATTCATTAGAAATCGTTACTGGATTTGTAGAACCAAGTTTAGCTACAGCTGTAAATGAAGATAAATTTCAGTTTCAACGTTTGGGTTATTTTACTGTTGATAAAGACTCAACTACTTCAAAATTAGTATTTAATAAGACTGTTGGATTAAAAGATGCTTGGGAAGAAAAAGGTAAAAAAGAAGAAAACAGTATCAATAATTCTTTAAAAGATATCAATAAATATTTTAAAGTTGAAACTAAGCCAGAACGTTTAGCAATTGAAAATGCAATAGGGGAGAACATCGCAACTATTTCAAGTTTTTCATTATTGCAAAATTCATTGAAGAAGAATATTAACAATAATAAGAGTTCATTGTTATTTGCTCAATTTATTCTTAAATATTCAAGTTTGAAATCTTCAGATTTTGAAGAAGAGGATATAAAAAAATTATATACTATGTCTCTAAGAAGTGAATCATCTTTTGTTCGTTCAAAAGCACTTTTAAATTTAAGAGATCTTGAAAGTATTGATTTTAAAAATCAGTTTGAAGAAGAAATTCAAAAATTAAATTCAAATCCTCCAAAAAACAGTACTGATAGAGAAAAGGAAATTTTACTAGAAGTACTTAATAAATAA